One genomic window of Actinoplanes lobatus includes the following:
- the hpt gene encoding hypoxanthine phosphoribosyltransferase, producing the protein MADGSWYDADIDHVIISEQQIREKIDELAKQVSVDHADADEGILLVCVLKGAVMFMADFARALGKHGPSTEMEFMAVSSYGQGTTSSGVVRILKDLDRDIAGRHVLVVEDIVDSGLTLSWLMKYLESRQPASVEVVALFRKPDAVKVQVPVRYVGFDIPSEFVVGYGLDFSERYRELPYVGVLKPEVYARS; encoded by the coding sequence ATGGCTGATGGCTCTTGGTACGACGCCGACATCGACCACGTGATCATCTCGGAGCAACAGATCCGGGAGAAGATCGACGAACTTGCCAAGCAGGTGTCGGTGGACCACGCCGACGCCGACGAAGGCATCCTCCTGGTCTGTGTGCTGAAGGGTGCGGTCATGTTCATGGCCGATTTCGCCCGCGCGCTGGGGAAGCACGGTCCGTCGACCGAGATGGAGTTCATGGCCGTCTCGTCGTACGGGCAGGGCACCACCTCCTCGGGCGTGGTGCGCATCCTCAAGGACCTGGACCGGGACATCGCCGGCCGGCACGTGCTCGTCGTCGAGGACATCGTGGACTCCGGTCTGACCCTCTCCTGGCTCATGAAGTACCTGGAGTCGCGGCAGCCGGCCAGCGTCGAGGTGGTGGCCCTGTTCCGCAAGCCGGACGCGGTCAAGGTGCAGGTTCCGGTGCGGTATGTGGGCTTCGACATCCCCAGCGAGTTCGTCGTGGGGTACGGACTGGACTTCTCCGAGCGCTACCGGGAGTTGCCGTACGTCGGGGTCTTGAAGCCCGAGGTCTACGCCCGTAGCTGA
- the tilS gene encoding tRNA lysidine(34) synthetase TilS, which produces MARIPPPVAAVRTAVRRGLADLPGDALVLVACSGGADSLALASAAQFVGRRVGLVTVDHGLQEGSDRRARSVAAWARDAGFDPVRIATVSVAGLPGGPEAAARTARYEALTTAAADLGAAAVLLGHTRDDQAETVLLALARGAGPRGLSGMPGRRGIFRRPLLDVARADTRKACAALGLAPWEDPHNTDPAYARSRVRSAVLPVLVDALGPGVLGNLARTASLVAADNEALDELAGAALESARSPRGLSVRALADQKAAIRGRVLHRWARELGAPGAALGFGHVVAMDALVTDWHGQGAVHLPAGIRVARHMDDLVRVVPSYIK; this is translated from the coding sequence ATGGCCCGGATCCCGCCGCCGGTGGCGGCCGTCCGCACCGCCGTGCGCCGAGGGCTGGCCGATCTGCCGGGTGACGCGCTGGTCCTGGTGGCCTGTTCGGGCGGGGCGGATTCGCTGGCGCTGGCGTCGGCGGCCCAGTTCGTGGGTCGCCGGGTGGGCCTGGTCACGGTCGATCACGGGTTGCAGGAGGGCTCGGACCGGCGGGCCCGGTCGGTGGCCGCCTGGGCGCGGGACGCCGGCTTCGACCCGGTGCGGATCGCCACGGTCTCGGTGGCCGGCCTGCCGGGCGGCCCGGAGGCGGCCGCCCGCACCGCGCGGTACGAAGCTCTGACCACCGCCGCCGCCGATCTGGGCGCGGCCGCCGTGCTGCTCGGTCACACCCGCGACGACCAGGCCGAGACGGTGCTGCTGGCGCTGGCCCGCGGGGCCGGCCCTCGTGGACTGTCCGGGATGCCCGGCCGCCGGGGGATCTTCCGGCGCCCGCTGCTGGACGTGGCCCGGGCGGACACCCGCAAGGCCTGCGCCGCCCTGGGCCTGGCCCCGTGGGAGGACCCGCACAACACCGATCCGGCGTACGCCCGGTCCCGGGTGCGGTCCGCGGTGCTGCCGGTGCTGGTCGACGCGCTGGGCCCGGGTGTGCTGGGCAACCTCGCGCGGACCGCGTCCCTGGTGGCGGCGGACAACGAGGCGCTGGACGAACTCGCCGGCGCCGCACTGGAGTCGGCCCGGTCGCCGAGAGGGCTGTCGGTGCGGGCGCTCGCCGATCAGAAGGCGGCGATCCGGGGCCGGGTGCTGCACCGTTGGGCGCGGGAGCTGGGGGCGCCGGGTGCGGCGCTGGGGTTCGGGCACGTGGTCGCCATGGATGCTCTGGTGACCGATTGGCACGGCCAGGGAGCGGTGCATCTGCCCGCCGGGATACGTGTGGCTCGCCACATGGACGACCTCGTACGGGTGGTTCCGTCCTATATCAAGTGA
- a CDS encoding zinc-dependent metalloprotease gives MAQFVDWDLAAATAGALSKTGPAVSFEEATQVVSELRTLTDEAAVHVAAYTGLIAHTDVPPVRVVDRRDWARVNITGLQKVIGPLVSRLSGDREPSPFADAIGSRVTGVQAGTVLAYLSGRVLGQYEVFSGEPGQLLLNAPNIVEVERKIGADPRDFRLWVCLHEVTHRTQFTAVPWMRGYFLGEVQAFVDASQGGEHILERLRRGVATLSEALRDEESRVSMLDVVQTPAQRAVLDRLTALMTLLEGHAEFVMDGVGPEVIPTVESIRAKFNRRRESGNPLEKAVRRVLGIEVKMRQYAEGRKFVHGVVERVGMDGFNRIFESPLTLPRLEELGDPDAWVTRVHG, from the coding sequence ATGGCGCAGTTCGTTGACTGGGATCTGGCCGCCGCAACCGCGGGCGCGCTGTCGAAGACCGGCCCCGCGGTCTCCTTCGAGGAGGCCACCCAGGTGGTGTCCGAGCTGCGGACCCTGACCGACGAGGCGGCCGTGCACGTGGCGGCCTACACCGGTCTGATCGCGCACACCGACGTGCCGCCGGTCCGTGTGGTGGACCGGCGGGACTGGGCCCGGGTGAACATCACCGGTCTCCAGAAGGTCATCGGCCCGCTGGTCAGCCGGCTCTCCGGGGACCGGGAGCCGAGCCCGTTCGCCGACGCGATCGGTTCCCGGGTGACCGGCGTGCAGGCCGGCACGGTGCTGGCCTACCTTTCCGGCCGCGTCCTCGGGCAGTACGAAGTGTTCTCCGGCGAGCCCGGCCAGCTGCTGCTCAACGCGCCGAACATCGTCGAGGTGGAGCGCAAGATCGGCGCGGACCCGCGGGACTTCCGGCTCTGGGTCTGCCTGCACGAGGTCACGCACCGCACCCAGTTCACCGCGGTGCCGTGGATGCGCGGCTACTTCCTCGGCGAGGTGCAGGCGTTCGTCGACGCGTCGCAGGGCGGCGAGCACATCCTGGAGCGGCTGCGCCGGGGCGTGGCGACGCTGTCCGAGGCGCTGCGCGACGAGGAGAGCCGGGTCTCGATGCTGGACGTCGTCCAGACTCCCGCCCAGCGGGCCGTGCTGGACCGGCTGACCGCGCTGATGACGCTGCTGGAGGGGCACGCCGAGTTCGTCATGGACGGTGTCGGCCCCGAGGTGATCCCGACGGTCGAGTCGATCCGGGCGAAGTTCAACCGCCGCCGGGAGAGCGGCAACCCGCTGGAGAAGGCGGTGCGCCGGGTGCTCGGCATCGAGGTCAAGATGCGGCAGTACGCGGAGGGCCGCAAGTTCGTGCACGGTGTCGTCGAGCGGGTCGGCATGGACGGCTTCAACCGGATCTTCGAGTCCCCGCTCACCCTGCCCCGCCTGGAGGAGCTGGGCGACCCGGACGCCTGGGTCACCCGGGTGCACGGCTGA
- the dacB gene encoding D-alanyl-D-alanine carboxypeptidase/D-alanyl-D-alanine endopeptidase, with protein MVSALVILTLVAGAAAAGLVVRPGPVDEWLGAEPTAAPTTAAPTPEPTPTPVLAAAEADGAAPDPAAVKAALDPLVNAPALGSTVHVQVVDAATGTVLYERNADKMTTPASTTKVLTAATVLAARGPAHRLETRVVAGERPGEVVIIGGGDPTLAVEEDDKDLFPGAARLDDLAAQVKKALGGTKPTRVTVDTSLFTGSETAPGWGSGDIAAGQVARIQSLMVNAGRVEPVHNEYGGDPRHSDPALAAGKLFAKMIGVPASAVSKGEAPETAAVDPAPSASAVASATIAPGDELGKVESPPMVQIVDWMLQQSDNVVAEALGRQVALAAGEEPSFKGAATAMENQLTELGLPAELAVLNDASGLSNRNTIAPELLVKTLALAAGPDQPALSNLFNGLPVAGWSGTLETRFATPSANETAQGIVRAKTGSLSGVNTLAGVLVTRERRPLVFAIMAKGGANAITARAALDDIAARLVACGC; from the coding sequence ATGGTGTCCGCTCTTGTGATCTTGACGCTGGTGGCGGGGGCGGCGGCAGCGGGTCTCGTGGTGCGGCCCGGGCCGGTCGACGAATGGCTCGGCGCCGAACCGACCGCCGCGCCCACGACGGCGGCGCCCACCCCGGAGCCGACGCCGACGCCGGTGCTGGCGGCGGCCGAGGCGGACGGCGCCGCACCGGACCCGGCGGCCGTCAAGGCGGCGCTGGATCCGCTGGTCAACGCGCCGGCGCTGGGTTCCACCGTGCACGTCCAGGTGGTCGACGCGGCGACCGGGACGGTGCTGTACGAGCGGAACGCCGACAAGATGACCACCCCAGCCTCGACGACGAAGGTGCTGACCGCGGCGACCGTGCTGGCCGCGCGCGGGCCGGCGCACCGGCTGGAGACCCGCGTGGTGGCCGGGGAGCGGCCCGGCGAGGTGGTGATCATCGGCGGTGGTGACCCGACGCTGGCGGTCGAGGAGGACGACAAGGACCTCTTCCCGGGGGCGGCCCGCCTGGACGATCTGGCGGCGCAGGTGAAGAAGGCGCTCGGCGGTACGAAGCCGACCCGGGTGACGGTGGACACCTCCCTGTTCACCGGGTCGGAGACGGCGCCCGGCTGGGGCAGCGGGGACATCGCGGCCGGGCAGGTGGCCCGGATCCAGTCGCTGATGGTCAACGCGGGGCGGGTCGAGCCGGTGCACAACGAGTACGGCGGGGATCCGCGGCACTCGGATCCGGCGCTGGCGGCCGGCAAACTGTTCGCCAAGATGATCGGCGTCCCCGCGTCGGCGGTGTCGAAGGGCGAGGCGCCGGAGACGGCGGCCGTCGACCCGGCGCCGTCGGCCTCGGCGGTGGCGTCGGCGACGATCGCCCCCGGGGACGAGTTGGGCAAGGTCGAGTCGCCGCCGATGGTGCAGATCGTCGACTGGATGTTGCAGCAGAGCGACAACGTGGTGGCCGAGGCGCTGGGGCGGCAGGTCGCGCTGGCGGCCGGCGAGGAGCCGAGCTTCAAGGGCGCGGCCACCGCGATGGAGAACCAGTTGACCGAGTTGGGCCTGCCCGCCGAACTGGCCGTCCTCAATGACGCGAGCGGCCTGTCCAACCGCAACACCATCGCCCCGGAGCTGCTGGTCAAGACCCTGGCGCTGGCCGCCGGCCCGGATCAGCCGGCGCTCAGCAACCTGTTCAACGGTCTGCCGGTGGCCGGCTGGTCCGGCACTCTGGAGACGCGGTTCGCCACGCCGAGCGCCAACGAGACCGCGCAGGGCATCGTCCGGGCCAAGACCGGGTCGCTGAGTGGGGTGAACACCCTGGCCGGGGTGCTGGTCACCCGGGAGCGGCGGCCGCTGGTCTTCGCGATCATGGCGAAGGGCGGGGCGAACGCGATCACGGCCCGGGCCGCGCTGGACGACATCGCCGCCCGGTTGGTCGCCTGCGGCTGCTGA